Part of the Xiphophorus couchianus chromosome 2, X_couchianus-1.0, whole genome shotgun sequence genome, GTGCTGCGGGATGAGGGTCCCGACTCTGTACCTGCAGAGTAGAATGGACGGTTTTCAAACAGATTCTTAAACTGAGAGTCAATCTAAAGTCTGCTTTGGCAGCAGGTACATTGTGTGTTTGCATAAGTGTCCGTCTTTCTAAGATTACACAGATTACATCTCTGAGAAATTAGAGGATTATTGTTGGCATGCTTACATGTTTTGTGCTTTATAGCTACTAAACCATGCCAAAGAAATACTTGAAGTCATAAAGTATGTCTGTAGATATATGTGGTAGTGAATCTGTgctggattattttattttattttatgttttttatggttgtttttggAAAGATGCACTTCTAACTCAAGAAACGGGTTTATATTAATGGCGTCGTAATTAAAATGCACAGTGTTCctctcattttaaatataattaaattagtGTTAAACAATAACTCCTTGTCTCATCGTTGATTATTACTCTTATTAACATTACTAAACATGTCCTTAATAACTTTATAAATGTATCCTTTTTTTACTCTCATTGTTCAGATTTTAAGTTGGACATTTATCAACAATCACTCTCATCCACCACTTTACGTATCTTTTGGCCCATGATGTAAACAGATATTCActaatgttaaataataatttaaatgaataatacacattttctgattttatctttttaaacttagtttttatacaaataacattttttaattctaCAATAACATACAATAACATTGATAGCCGCTAGAGGGCGCGCACACCAAATGACATACATTTCTATCCAATGGGACAATGGAGTAAAACAAGACGGCAGCGAATCATCTTCTCCCAGGTAACTTCCGTTCCTTCGCGTGTTGTATTTCCTGATTAGTAAGGAACATCATATGCACTTAAAAAGCACGTTTTAGAAGCTCAGTCGTACGCGGTCACGTTTGAACCAGTTAGCAGGACGTTTAGCTCGGTAGTTGTCATGGAAACTCTCACTAATTACTGAATGCAtccagctagctagctagcagcCTGAAAGTATACACTTTTGAGGGGTTTATACCTCTGCTGCTGGCCCCAAACATGAGGAGAATATCCAGGAAGAAAGCTCTGACTCTGGTGAAGGAATTAGATGCTTTCCCCAAAGTGCCTGAGAGCTACGTGGAGACCACAGCCAGCGGAGGGACAGGTACTAGCTAACAACACAAGCACAAACCAGCAGCTACAGCTGTTTTATTAACTGTCAGTCTCTGAAACTGTCCTCAGTCTCTCTGGTAGCTTTCTCCCTCATGGCGGTCCTCGCCTTCCTGGAGTTCTTTGTGTACAGAAACACATGGATGAACTATGAATACGAGGTAGACAAAGACTTCACCAGGTAAAAGCTATAACAACATGATCCAGCCTTACCTGCTATGAAGTTGTGTCCTCATCTGTGCTGTTCCTCATTTACAGCAAACTCAGGATAAATGTGGACATCACAGTAGCCATGAGATGTCAGTGTAAGTGCATACATTTAttacaatttatattttaataaaatgttatcttGTTGGTTTTGTGGTCATAATTGAATTAGTTTCCTGttattcaaaatttaaaaactgcgTAAAATGGCATTTTCCTATTAAGCTGGTAATTTCACTACTTCGTTtatgatttaaagttttttttactggtaGCCCTCTAATTGGCAACTTGCTATGAGAATAATACATCTTCAAAAGCTGCAAAGTTAAACTGAAAACCACTGCTTTAGGTGTTTTTTGAGGTTTCCtacttgtttttatatatactgtatctatatactgtatctatatatatatatacgtatgtgtatatatatatatatttatatatttcctgtgtttgtggAATGCAGACATAGGAGCAGATGTCCTGGATCTGGCAGAGACTATGATTGCTTCAGACGGTTTAAAATATGAACCAGTGAGTTTTTACTCaactatttttttcacagtgtcAACGCGTCTCTATTCTTCTGACTATatcttgtttttccacatttcaggtCAAGTTTGAACTCCCACCAGAGCAAAAACTGTGGCAAATGTAAGTTCAACAACCGTCCCCTAGACAAGACAGTTAACTTGAAGTAGCCTACCGATCTGCATATTGGTATATGAATGTGTGGCTCTTGTGTAAATTGCCTTGAATGGTTGGTAAGaccagaaaatataaaatcagtcAGTTTGCCATTTATTTACCATTTACTGCCTTTTGTTTTCCATTCCTCTCGGCCAGGACCCTCCTGCACATCCAGGAGCGTCTCAGAGTGGAGCACTCTCTGCAGAACGTTCTCTTCAAGTCTGCAGTGAAAGGACCTGTTTCTGCTCCGAGTCAAAGGTAAAGACTCTAGCTGACCTCGCGATcagtgtacacacacacacacacacacacactgatgaaCCTGAACATCTTCAGCTTTTACTTTGACCTTTCCCTCTGCAGTGATGATGGCTCCAGTTCACCCAGTGCCTGCAGGATACATGGACACATGTATGTCAACAAAGTGGCAGGGAATTTCCACATCACTATCGGCAAGTATGTACCTCCATCTTTAATTTCATTCTTTGACTTGTAGTTTCTGTGTTAGGCCTTCACTTCATCCCATTGTGTACAACTATTTTTCTTATGCACCAACACAAAGGCTCGTCTGTTGAACCTTATGTGGCTCAGGCACCACAGTCAGCTCTGTGTTACTGTACCACAAGCTTTTTGTAAACGATTGGTCAGTTTGTCAGGGGGACCAGAAGTATCCTTCTGTTTTGTTAGATAAACTCATGAAACTTGTTTCAGTGATATTTGGTTCCGCAATATTTGATGGCTTTGGTCACTTTGAACATCACTGTGTTGTAACCAGATGTTACCTCTTCATCCAAACCCATTTCCACCTCATACTTATGTGACTAACCTTTagcatatattatttttatgttaataagTCTATctccagcatttttttttcatttggggCATTTGACGTTATTGTAAAATGAGATCATGACCCCAAAATAACCAAGTTTTCTTCAGCTGAGATGAGTTCACTGGACTCACAAAACATTTGCTAGGATTAGTGGCCAGCAGCTCCATTTTGATCAAGAAAACCTACAAATGTATGAAAAGACAAAGATCTAAAATAATCAACACCTCCAGTTAATTGAGTAGaaagtttgacctttgacctattCATCTCTCCACAGGTCCATACCTCACCCCAGAGGCCACGCCCATCTAGCTGCACTTGTCAGCCACGACTGTAAGATTTTCTCTGAGCTTCTGGTCACCATGGTAACTCTATATTCACCTAATCGggattgttttggtttgttgtgtTTCAGCTTACAACTTCTCTCACCGAATTGACCACTTGTCTTTTGGAGAAGAGATCCCTGGACTGATCAACCCTCTGGACGGCACAGAAAAGATCACTGCTGACGGTGCCTATGTGTATATTCTCTATAAGCAGGAACTAACAGGCACTTCTGCTAAAGCCCACATTCAGGATTTACCGATCACAACTTTGTGGCCACATCCCTCAAAAACCACCATTTTTACTGAGAGGCCAATACAGCGTCCTGAGTCAAACATTGTGCATAAACCAGAgtacaaagttaattttaaagttaTGGATGGGGTTTATTATATGTAcataaaagtgattaaaaaccAGCCTGTAATGACATGCTGATATTTTCTCTGCATTGAATCCTCAGCGATTAATGAATGAACAATTCTTGTTTGTAGCAAACCACATGTTTCAGTACTTCATcaccattgtgccaaccaagctgAACACCTACAAAGTATCTGCAGAAACACATCAGTACTCGGTCACAGAACGGGTACGTTTAAATATCGTATTTCAGTTCAGCGTGTGGTTGACTGTTGCTGCGGTTTATGTGTTAAATCCCCATTTTCCTGCAGGAGCGCGTAATAAACCACGCTGCAGGCAGCCACGGAGTCTCAGGGATCTTCATGAAATATGACATAAGTTCACTGATGGTCAGAGTCACCGAGCAGCACATGCCTCTCTGGCAGTTTCTCGTCAGACTTTGCGGCATCGTTGGAGGCATCTTTTCCACAACAGGTAGACGAAAGTAGTAGTAACTATACACTGGAGAAGATATGCCAGCTTTCCTTTAACAACAATTagtttatatttcagtttgcaaagttaaaaatatatagatcACAATGTCATGCatgacttttcagttttttccttttatcatTATAATTCAATTCTCAATGATATTCTGTTTTGCTTGAAAACTGAATCACTTATTGcaagaattttacatttttgacactGCTGGAAATTGCAAAGGATTGACAAGATTGTGGTTACCTTATCCATCATTTCTGGATAACACCTGCTTTCAGTAACAGCCtgtttctttgttaaatttgttAGATTGGTTACCCACTAAAACAAGTTGCTTCATAAGTTCATAAATGTAACTaattcaattattattatttttatttatgtagatCTAAACCCACTAAAACCTTCAGACAGTTTTAAATGATCTGAAAAGTTTGAACATGTTCTGTGCTAAAAACTGCCCTGGtgaattgttttccttttttattagtggcagtggttttattttagattttattggaGGGAAGTTAAAACCACGGCTCTCTAGCATCACTTGCAGTCTGCACATTTTACGGCAGTTGTCAGTAAATCTCTGCTCCTTTTAAAGGAACATCTGcatttttaatctcatttttagacttttaaaaaaaaataaaataaaaatctaatagaTGCATTGATATAttccactttttttaaaagataaaataacgCATTTTCTTagtcataaataaatgaattggAACCTGGGTAATATAGATCACTCCCACCTTTAGAAAAACATTGTACATcccacatttttataaatacgTCACAAAACGCTTGAATAGATGTCTGTCACCAGttgaaacagattttcttctaaTAGAGCAAATAGTTGCAGATTTCTAAAGGAAAATCCAGGAATGGAGAATTTGATGTAATTTAGTTTTCCAAGCATGATGGATTCTGGTGGATTGAACGGTCATATAGTGCAGGAACAAATGTGTTTGTGACTGCATGCAGCGTTCTTCCATCAGTGGGCTTAAAAATCCGGCTTTATttgttattcatgggatttgAAATCCGTTCTGCTACGTCAATGCAGTGGCCTTcatctcttctctctctcaggCATGATCCACGGCATGGTGGGATACGTGGTCGATGTGGTTTGCTGTCGTTTCCAAATGGGGCTCTACAAACGGATGGATGTAAGgcataactttgtttttgtccctCATCTGGTAGTTAATTGCTTCTtgactttcaaaatgtttttctattttctcctcCACTGAAGGCTCCTCCAAACGAACAAGGAGACGGTCAGCTTGTACTTCCTACAGAAAGTTACTCTGAGGAGTGATGGGAAAACTTTTCTTCTGAGCCAGGAGCAACAAGATGCTGTGTTTACATGGGTCACTTAGAGTTTTTTAAACTTGGCCATGTTTGTAATTTCCTTCTTTGTAGGACTTTTTCAGATATGACTGATCTCGCTCTTGTAAAGGATTGTAATTGGTACCGTGAACAAGTAACCAGAAGCTGAAGTTTTCAATAGACATGTGTAGGCCCAGTTTCTGTAaagccttttttcttcttttttttttaccagaacaattttcagatttttgagcAGTTATGATGTTGAAACCCTGTATGGGTGTACTGTGCCTTTAAAGGGGAATATTATAGAATATTGCTTGTGTTATGGGGGATAATGTGAATTATAATTATTGAATTTCAAACTGATGTTTGTGATGCTTTGTCTTGGTTGAAAACTGAATCACGTttgaagaatttatttatttgtgttaacaTTGGAGATTGTAAAGGATttgaaatgtctttgttttttccccactacATCCCAAAGTCAGGAATTAGGTCTGCGTTGTCAGTTTCTAATCATtccatatttgtttcttttacctGGGTACAAATTTGATTCAGTGAAATGAATTATGTGAAACCTCAAAACTTTACGATAAAGGTTTATGAGTCATCCTTtctcatattttgtgtttgtgtgacggTAAAGGGTTTAAAGCACaaaagactttgtcttttttttcttctttacttcACAGTTTTGAAGTTTTATGCCAGAGCTGAAAAGCAGCAATAACGTGCTCAAACTTTTGAGTTGAATATAGGTTATCAGGTAAGATATTAACCccaattttttttcaaccttCTTATAGAGGCAAAGGTGTTAAAATATGTGATCACGGAAGattctcactttttgtttgcataaatgctataaaatcatttataaacTCTTGGGACATTTTGTAACTATTAAACATTACAGAAGAGTCTCCAACAAAGTCTGTTTTACACCATGTCAAGAGTTTATTTGACAGTATTTCAGAATATCTTTCAGtaaacaagttttttgttttttagcaaaATGTAATATATCAGTACTGTCGCATTTCATAAAAATAGTTGTTCACGTCTTTGAAACTACAGTATCAATGATACAGTAAACCATATTTGTAGGAATACAGCTGTACAAGGTGAATATTACACAATTAACACTACACAATTATACTGGATCTCGATGGGGGTGGGGGGATATGAACTTGCCATCCTTCACAGGTTTAATaagcagtttgtcttttttgttttgtgtgacGTACAAACCCAGTCACAGCAGGCAGAGGGGGGCGGCCTGGATGGAAACGGAGGTTGACATGTTCTCTGAGCTTTTCTACATACGTACAGAAAACACGTTTCTACTCCCTAATGACATGTTTGTCGGGGACCTCGCTAAATCACAAAAGAGACCCCACAGTTCTGTCAGCGTGGAACCATCCAGACCAGGTTTGGCTGTGGATTAACATCAATCCCTGGGATCCTCGGTGTAAAAGATCTTACTAGTGACCCCAGAATGCAGGTAGCTTCACAAAGAGCACATTTCCAGCAGTTTCCAGGTCTGGTGTGGGCGTGCCGTCATGCTGTCCTCCGGTACTCAAAAGCTCCAGtggttcatttttaataatcttgcaaaaaagatttaaatgccATCCAATTGGAGAACTGCAGGAGAAAATTGACATTCCCTCGAGCGTCTTAGTTTATCAGCAGCGTGCCTTAACCTCGACTAAACCCAACATTCGgttattaaacaaatatgtttgtgttcatGGGCTCACCATGGGCCTGTGACATTAATACAAACCTAATGTTTCCTTAGAGAACAAACAAAAGTGAAACGGAAACCACGACCCACTCTGATGTTTAGCTTGTTTTGATAAACAGCTCCACATTACTTCAAGGAGAGGATGTGATGCTACAGGCTACATTTTTCTCCCCGTCTGAATCACTCGGGGGACAATTGCAATAATTGAGACGGCTGATCTTTACAGCTGTAGAGTGCATCCAGATAGATACTGCTTGGCGTTAACGTCTGAAGCAAAAGAAACAGGCTCCACATCTCAGCCTGGTTCACCAAGTTcccaaaaaacaaatctctgcATTAGTTTGAGTAAGGCACTCCGCCTCACCTCATAACCGTCGacctcctcctcccctctccCACAGTGATGTGGTACACTTAGCACAGTTAAAAGGCATAGAAATAGGAGACTGGACAAAGTGTTCCTGTTGGGCGTCAAATGAATACACACAACTTTACAACTCTGCACAATGACTGCATGGTTGAATTGTGATCAGGTTGAGTACACAACTGAGAGAGGAGCAGTATGAGTTCTTACTAAGCCAAATGTTCTCAGTCATTTGAAAGTGGTGAATTAAAAACATCGGATTCATCCTCCAGAGGTGATATTCCCACAGAGCTCTTCAGAAAGACTGACATGTCTGGAATCCATGCACACCAACACCGCCTCCGTTTGCGGTTTAGAGTCAGTCTTTGATATGTCGATATGGACAAGGCCATGGAAACAGTGTTCCTAAAATACTGTCCCAGGATacttatctgtttttttaatccttATTTTGTACAATGTATCTAACTACAACACTGCCTCAAAAACACCAACAGGTCTGCTTTTGAGTatacaaaatgtacataattttCACATCTtctttacatttacagtatATATTTGTAGGCATGTAACATATGAATCAAGAGCTCCAGCTTCCTACCTCTCTAacactcaaaaatgttttaatctttctTCTTCACAGAAAGATGGAGCAAAATGAAGATTTCCTGTGCTGATGTACAGCAGGGAAAATAAGTACTGAGCACAAAAAATTCTcagtatattatatatatatatatatatatatatatatatatatgtatatatatatatatatatatactgtatatatacagtatatagataATGGGTCAATAATGAAACCCTGAATACCAGGTGTCACCAATAGCTCAAATAATCCATAAATACAATGAATTTAACACCAATTAGTgcataaattagtttttaagtGTAATACATTGAAATGATACACGGAACAAGTATTGAATACATGAAGAAAAGATACACAAAACAACTATAATCtgtcagaattaaaaaaaaaacccttctcCCTATCAGAAcaaactaattaattaaaacattttatattttgaaggTGTTGTGCAAGGAGCATGGTGGTTATTGTTGCAATATATACGTGACGGCTTTGGTTACAAACTAGACTTATGAATTTTCCAGTCAGTACCGCTGGAACAGTAGAACAGAACTGGAAGGAACGTAATTTAACCATAAACCAGGTCGACCAAATGCTCCTTTCAAGATTTTGCAAAGAGcttaaataataatcagaatCAGTTATCCGAGAGCAAAGGGCCAAAGAGAGCTTAAGAAAGACCTAGAATTAGGAGAAATGAGAACATTTATGTACTCAACATATATTTTCTGTATGAACATTCACAAcacaagactccactgctgaaaaaaaacatgtcaagaCTTGTTGAcaactggaaaaaacaacagaatactGGTGGAAAATCTGGTCAAAAGACCAAATTCACTAAACAATTTCAACAATTTTGTTCAATACTTATTCCCTGTGCATTTCACTTTTTTGCTCAGATTTctctgtttacttttttatgtgtattggttacatttttttatgtatttgagtCTGTTAGAAATACTCAGAGAAACTGTAATGTGTTCAATACTTACTCCCTGTATACCTTCAGTCGACCGAGTAAAGGTGTGAAGCTCCACACTTTAAAATGAGATTTGAGCAGCGCTCACATGTGAGGGTCCTTCatcatattttataaagtttctCCAGTCCTTAAGGTAGTGGGTGTAATAATCTTCTtgtatgaataaaaatacatgtaaaaacagACTTCATACGCAGGTGGAGCAGAAATCAGGACAGTGAGATTGAAGGAAGATGCTTTCCTGGTGATGAGAACTGAACACAGAGCCAAACAGTGTGAGGATCTTCTCTACCGGCTCACCGTGGAGGTCCAGGACCTCAGGGTGCCAGGCAGCTTGTCGGGCCCAGGGATGTTCCAGGGCCCAGGGGAGGCAGCTGGGCTCCTTGCTGGAGGACCTTCGATGGTCTTAGAAGGGCAGCACACCCCGCTGTGGCCACCGGCCTTCTCGTCTTCTCTGGGGAACAGATTCCTGGACATCAGCCGTTCCTGGGGGCCGACAGGTCCGTCTCCTCCTCCCGGAGACGCTCCGTTCAGATTCACTGTCACATACGGGTCCCAGGGCGAAACGGCGCCCGTTGCGTGTTTTTGCCGGCCCTTCTTCTCACAACAGGGCGAGCAGCTATCCTTCTGCCTCTCTCTTCTGTCAGTGGACCTTCCCATAACCGCTTTGTGAGACAAAGCCCGAGGCGGCTTTTCTCCAGGTGCAGGGTTCACCTCTCCAGACCCCTGAAGGGTTCCCTGCCCCACATTGACGCACTTCTGCTCAGTGGACCTGCCACCTATTGCCCTTCTAATGGAGCTGTGGTCTGTCAGCAGCGGAGCTTTGTCTGCCATGCACACTTTGGCCTCTAGATGGAGCCGATGAGGAGAGTCTGGGGATGAAGCTGGATGGGAGGGAAGTAATGGATTCAGATGTGGTTCCAGGGTCACTTCCTGCAGGGCAGAGTGGGCTGTAGAAAGGGAATCCCAGGGGCTGGCACAGTCTGTCgcagagagaaaataatttacaggACCAGCATGAGAGAACAGCACAGCCATCATGCACATGCAAACAGAGAGAATATAAgactagagaaaaaaaaagaacaagctgCATGCTTGAAGATATTACACACATTTAGgttgtgtgaaatatttcacaacCCTCAGCATGCTGCAGTCTCATCAAATCATTCTGCACACAGATAAAGTTCTGGTTGAAAGCTTACATCCATTCATCATAGCGTTTTGGGTGCTAATCACACACATTATGTTGAGTTAAATGTGCTTCACAAATTTCTCCTCCtgtcacaaacattttctttctggcATGATTCTGGGACCTCTTCTTGACAGAACTGCTAGAATTCCTTctttaattgtttagtttttctgtaacagaCTCTGTTTTTGAGAATATTTGGCAGAACTTAATCTCATCCTGCTTTTGTTATTACAAACTCAGCTTTGTTGTGTTTGAGGTCATTGGTGAAACTCCCAACAGGACAAATGTCAACTTTTCAGCTGTGGAGTAACTTAGAGAAATGCTGCCtggatgatgctgccacccctgatagctgtttttctgtgttcccAGGTTTGAGAGTCTCGCCTCTTCCAAACGTTCTCGTGAATCTCTGTTCATTGCGGTCAAATAGATCAACATTTTTCTCGTCTAACAATAAAACGTTTCTCCTTTAGGcttttcagtttgtctttgtgACCAGTTTCAAATTTCAGGTGTGATTCTGAAGCAGGTGCTTCCTTTTTAGCTGCGACCTACTTACTTTACATTAACGTTAAACTGGAGTCACTGTGGTAATCCAACATCTAAACACTGACCTCAGCCCAATGGAGAATTTATGGACTTTGATCAAAAGCCAGTTTGAAGccagaaaaacaactaatttaaataaacttcacAATTTCTGCCAAGAAGAACGGTCAAGTATGCAGACAGTATTAAGCCAGAAGCCTGCTGATGTCTGCAAAAAATTGCGAGTGAAGTGCAACTCACTAAAGGACATTAGTGgaagtataaatatttatttaaggcTGTGATTTGagaaagttaaaacaaatgcaCTCAGTTTTAAGCAATCATTCCACCCTGGAAAAAGAACAGTTCAATAAAAGTGTGAAATTATTAATACGGTATTAAACCCAGTAATGattgtatgtaaacttctggccAGAAATGCTTGGGCTGGTTTGTTAGTCAGGCATTAATGATCACATATGCATGCATGCAGAAAGCACACAGAGTAGTGTGTATGTTAAGACATGCAGTTTTCCACGAACCGTGTCCTTAGAGTGGCCCATTAGGAAGAAATAGGGGGAGCTTAGTGTGTCACCTTTCATACACATGGAGAGGTTGGAAGGTACCATTCCTGAGGGAAGGCAAGTAAAAGCCTAAACCAATCGTAAGACTCACAGCAGATGGGTCCTTCATCCTACACTACATGAAGGATGTTATAGATGTACCAACAGTTTAATAAGAAATAGTTAAATATACGAGGATGAGTTTAATTTCAGACaagagaagagaaaagcaaGGAGAAAATGTAGCAAGTTATCAACAATTGATTGGAAGTTCATaaccaaaacacagagaaagcCTGGCAAGAATGGCAGAAAATGCATCTGTTGTCAGAGAGAGGTTGGGTGGAGAGATGGAGCCGTTTAGGG contains:
- the LOC114134141 gene encoding endoplasmic reticulum-Golgi intermediate compartment protein 2-like, producing the protein MRRISRKKALTLVKELDAFPKVPESYVETTASGGTVSLVAFSLMAVLAFLEFFVYRNTWMNYEYEVDKDFTSKLRINVDITVAMRCQYIGADVLDLAETMIASDGLKYEPVKFELPPEQKLWQMTLLHIQERLRVEHSLQNVLFKSAVKGPVSAPSQSDDGSSSPSACRIHGHMYVNKVAGNFHITIGKSIPHPRGHAHLAALVSHDSYNFSHRIDHLSFGEEIPGLINPLDGTEKITADANHMFQYFITIVPTKLNTYKVSAETHQYSVTERERVINHAAGSHGVSGIFMKYDISSLMVRVTEQHMPLWQFLVRLCGIVGGIFSTTGMIHGMVGYVVDVVCCRFQMGLYKRMDAPPNEQGDGQLVLPTESYSEE